The following are from one region of the Vibrio rarus genome:
- a CDS encoding anaerobic C4-dicarboxylate transporter — MIMIQLLVVLVFIYIGARIGGIGIGLAGGLGVIALSLGLGVPTSQAFIPVDVILIIMSVITAIAAMQVAGGMDWLVQLAENFLRKHPERITFYAPIVTFFMTLMAGTGHTAFSTLPVIAEVAKGQGIRPSRPLSIAVVASQIAITASPISAAVVAFAAMLDPLGVDYLTLLAVCIPTTFIACMIGAFVANFIGCSLKDDPVYQERLEQGLIKLNSSTQREILPTAKRATFIFLGAILFVVLYAAAISGSVGLIENPHLGRNEAIMTVMLGAAAIIVLTTKIDASLIPSAATFRSGMTACVCVLGVAWLGSTFVNAHVNDIKEVAGALLETYPWMLAIVLFLASMLLYSQGATTVALMPAALAIGVAPLTAVASFAAVSALFVLPTYPTLLAAVEMDDTGSTRIGKYVFNHPFIIPGVVTIATSVTLGFLIGSFFI; from the coding sequence ATGATAATGATACAACTACTGGTTGTTCTGGTGTTCATCTATATAGGTGCCAGAATTGGCGGTATAGGCATTGGTCTCGCGGGCGGACTAGGCGTTATTGCGCTCTCTTTGGGGCTTGGTGTCCCAACTAGCCAAGCGTTTATACCGGTCGACGTTATACTAATTATTATGTCGGTCATTACCGCTATTGCCGCAATGCAAGTGGCAGGTGGTATGGATTGGCTGGTACAACTGGCCGAAAACTTCTTACGCAAACACCCAGAAAGAATCACCTTCTACGCGCCGATCGTAACCTTTTTCATGACCCTTATGGCGGGTACTGGGCATACTGCATTCTCAACTCTACCGGTTATTGCCGAAGTAGCAAAAGGCCAAGGCATTCGCCCTTCAAGACCTCTTTCTATTGCCGTTGTGGCCTCACAAATTGCAATTACCGCTTCACCAATTTCTGCTGCCGTAGTCGCTTTTGCAGCCATGCTTGATCCTCTCGGTGTCGATTACCTCACTCTACTTGCTGTGTGCATTCCAACCACTTTTATCGCATGTATGATAGGGGCGTTTGTTGCCAACTTTATTGGCTGTTCACTTAAAGATGACCCTGTTTATCAGGAGCGTCTAGAGCAAGGACTCATCAAACTAAATAGCAGTACCCAACGTGAAATACTGCCAACAGCAAAACGTGCGACCTTTATTTTCTTAGGTGCCATTTTATTTGTGGTCCTATATGCGGCAGCCATCTCTGGTTCTGTTGGCTTGATTGAAAACCCGCACTTAGGTCGAAACGAAGCCATCATGACGGTGATGCTCGGTGCTGCTGCCATTATTGTTCTCACCACTAAGATTGATGCGTCTCTAATTCCATCAGCGGCGACGTTCCGTTCCGGTATGACCGCTTGTGTGTGTGTATTAGGTGTGGCTTGGCTTGGCTCTACCTTTGTGAACGCGCATGTTAATGACATTAAAGAAGTGGCGGGAGCACTGCTAGAAACCTACCCATGGATGCTGGCTATCGTGTTATTCCTAGCGTCTATGTTGCTTTACTCTCAAGGAGCGACCACTGTGGCACTGATGCCTGCAGCTCTTGCCATTGGCGTAGCTCCTCTTACTGCGGTAGCTTCATTTGCGGCGGTGAGCGCTTTGTTTGTATTGCCAACCTATCCAACACTTTTGGCGGCGGTAGAAATGGATGACACGGGTTCAACTCGAATCGGTAAATATGTGTTTAACCACCCTTTCATCATCCCTGGAGTGGTTACCATTGCCACATCAGTAACACTTGGCTTCTTAATTGGTAGTTTCTTTATTTAA
- a CDS encoding DUF4212 domain-containing protein yields the protein MAFENEERAKAYWSKNVRLMISLLVIWFVASFGCGILFVDELNQFQIGGYKLGFWFAQQGSIYCFLGIIFYYSWKMRQIDREFNVEE from the coding sequence ATGGCATTTGAAAATGAAGAACGAGCCAAAGCCTACTGGAGCAAAAATGTGCGACTGATGATCAGCCTATTGGTGATCTGGTTTGTCGCATCATTCGGTTGCGGTATTTTATTTGTAGACGAACTTAATCAATTCCAAATTGGTGGATATAAACTCGGCTTCTGGTTTGCACAACAAGGCTCTATCTACTGTTTCTTAGGCATTATTTTCTACTATTCGTGGAAGATGCGTCAGATTGACCGCGAATTTAACGTAGAAGAATAA
- a CDS encoding sodium:solute symporter family protein: MDLKTITYLVVGATFVLYIGIAIWARAGTTKEFYVAGGGVHPIANGMATAADWMSAASFISMAGLIAFMGYGGSVFLMGWTGGYVLLALLLAPYLRKFGKFTVPEFVGERFYSKAARVVAVACLIIASVTYVIGQMKGVGVAFGRFLEVDYATGLGVGMCIVFIYAVMGGMKGITYTQIAQYCVLILAYTIPAVFISLQLTGHALPQIGLGSTMTGTDVYLLDRLDQVVTELGFTEYTTHVRGDTLNMFVYTMSLMIGTAGLPHVIIRFFTVPKVRDARTSAGWALVFIAILYTTAPAVAAMARLNLMETVNLPSGQNLVYDERPAWFKNWEKTGLLGFEDKNADGEIQYTSSAETNELRVDRDIMVLANPEIAKLPNWVIALVAAGGLAAALSTAAGLLLAISSAISHDLIKGVINPNISEKNELLSSRIAMAVAIGVAGYLGLNPPGFAAGTVALAFGLAASSIFPALMMGIFSKGINKEGAIAGMIAGISITLFYVFQHKGILFVADWKFLQSWGSNWFLGIEPNAFGAIGAVFNFVVAFAVSKVTAETPQEVKDLVEHVRVPAGAGSAQDH, encoded by the coding sequence ATGGATCTTAAGACGATTACCTACCTTGTTGTAGGGGCCACATTTGTCCTCTATATCGGGATTGCGATATGGGCAAGAGCCGGTACAACTAAGGAATTTTATGTTGCAGGTGGAGGGGTTCACCCCATTGCAAATGGCATGGCAACCGCAGCAGACTGGATGTCGGCGGCTTCGTTTATCTCTATGGCTGGCTTAATTGCCTTCATGGGATACGGTGGCTCTGTTTTCCTTATGGGTTGGACTGGCGGTTATGTACTGCTCGCCCTACTGCTTGCTCCATACTTGCGTAAATTTGGCAAGTTCACCGTTCCTGAGTTTGTTGGCGAACGCTTCTACTCTAAAGCTGCCCGAGTGGTGGCGGTAGCCTGTCTTATCATCGCCTCTGTGACCTATGTTATTGGTCAAATGAAAGGCGTGGGTGTAGCCTTTGGTCGCTTCCTTGAAGTGGACTATGCCACAGGACTTGGCGTAGGTATGTGTATTGTCTTCATCTATGCCGTTATGGGTGGCATGAAAGGCATTACCTACACTCAAATAGCTCAATACTGCGTACTCATTCTTGCTTACACTATTCCAGCAGTATTTATCTCTTTGCAGCTTACTGGCCACGCTCTGCCACAAATTGGTCTCGGCAGTACCATGACAGGAACCGATGTTTATCTACTCGACCGGCTTGACCAAGTGGTGACCGAACTCGGCTTCACCGAATACACAACACATGTACGGGGAGATACCCTCAATATGTTTGTGTATACCATGTCCTTGATGATAGGTACTGCAGGTCTACCCCATGTCATTATTCGTTTCTTTACTGTGCCTAAGGTGCGTGATGCGCGAACGTCTGCCGGTTGGGCGCTAGTGTTCATTGCCATTCTTTACACAACAGCACCTGCTGTAGCGGCAATGGCTCGCTTAAATCTAATGGAAACCGTTAACCTACCGTCCGGTCAAAACCTTGTTTACGACGAGCGCCCAGCTTGGTTTAAGAACTGGGAAAAAACGGGCTTGCTAGGGTTTGAAGATAAAAATGCGGATGGAGAAATTCAATACACCTCAAGTGCTGAAACCAATGAGCTCAGAGTAGATAGAGATATCATGGTATTAGCCAACCCTGAAATTGCAAAATTGCCTAACTGGGTCATTGCTCTAGTAGCTGCAGGTGGATTGGCGGCCGCGTTATCCACCGCAGCAGGCCTACTGCTTGCGATATCCTCGGCCATATCGCACGATCTGATAAAAGGGGTGATAAACCCCAACATATCCGAGAAAAACGAACTGCTCTCCAGTCGGATAGCTATGGCCGTCGCCATTGGGGTTGCGGGGTATCTGGGGCTCAACCCACCAGGCTTTGCCGCCGGTACAGTGGCTCTGGCATTTGGGCTCGCCGCCTCCTCCATCTTCCCTGCCTTGATGATGGGTATATTTAGCAAAGGCATCAATAAAGAAGGGGCGATTGCAGGTATGATCGCAGGTATCAGTATTACTCTGTTCTATGTATTCCAACACAAAGGCATCCTATTTGTTGCCGATTGGAAGTTCCTACAGAGTTGGGGGAGTAACTGGTTCCTAGGTATTGAACCAAACGCCTTTGGTGCCATTGGAGCTGTGTTCAATTTTGTTGTGGCATTTGCGGTATCAAAAGTAACGGCTGAAACGCCACAAGAGGTAAAAGACCTTGTTGAGCACGTTCGTGTTCCTGCTGGTGCAGGCTCAGCTCAAGACCATTAA
- a CDS encoding protein-disulfide reductase DsbD — MRSTLISLLLLCFSHATLAAFSSQTTPTPQPNFEQASFGQPAFKTVEQAFPFTTIQQDNQVQLTWQVSKGYYLYQSRFDVQAQNATLGKLQLRDGTPYKDEFFGLVNIYTEPVTITVPITESHNNAQLTVQYQGCAKAGFCYPPETKVISLAPSSATTTSTALTIPPTETSKSASIDALPKNDSDMAALLSDSIWTPLIFLLLGIGLAFTPCVLPMYPILTSIVLGNGKQSSARALSLSFIYVQGMALTYTLLGLVVASAGMQFQAALQHPAVLITISVLFVLLSLSMFGLYNLQLPSSVQTKLSEISNQQKGGRWLGAFVMGIISGLVCSPCTTAPLSGALLYVAQTGDILTGAITLYALALGMGIPLIILAVFGNRFLPKAGLWMDKVKIVFGFVLLAAPLFFLERIINEQWVLALWSLLGISFFAWLYHAKNQLPFGSWKQSLIGVIAVLGLIGSAQPIWNKLLGLDSHIAPVTSEISFTRVSTVAELQQQLDKAKLAGKPVMLDFYADWCVACKEFEKYTFHEAQVEKKLTQFVLLQADVTKNQMQDIKLLEHMHVLGLPTIEFWDANGEHQPASRLTGFVKAEPFLNHLQRINP, encoded by the coding sequence ATGCGCTCAACCCTAATCTCATTATTGTTATTATGCTTTTCTCACGCCACTTTGGCCGCGTTTAGCAGTCAAACGACGCCTACGCCTCAACCGAACTTTGAGCAAGCAAGCTTTGGTCAACCGGCCTTTAAAACCGTAGAGCAAGCCTTCCCTTTTACGACTATCCAACAGGATAACCAAGTTCAATTAACGTGGCAGGTTTCTAAAGGCTACTACCTTTATCAGTCTCGATTTGATGTGCAAGCTCAAAATGCCACCTTAGGTAAGTTACAATTAAGAGATGGCACACCGTACAAAGATGAATTTTTTGGCTTAGTGAATATTTACACTGAGCCTGTGACGATAACGGTGCCCATTACAGAATCACACAATAACGCACAACTTACCGTGCAATACCAAGGCTGTGCTAAAGCAGGGTTTTGCTACCCCCCAGAAACTAAGGTCATTTCCTTAGCACCGAGCAGTGCCACAACCACCAGCACCGCACTTACCATACCCCCTACCGAAACATCCAAGAGCGCCTCCATTGACGCTCTACCTAAAAACGACAGTGATATGGCGGCGCTACTTAGTGACTCTATTTGGACGCCATTAATCTTTTTATTACTCGGTATCGGCCTAGCCTTTACACCCTGTGTATTGCCTATGTACCCCATTTTAACCAGCATAGTTTTAGGTAATGGCAAACAGTCTTCGGCTCGCGCCCTATCATTGTCTTTTATTTATGTGCAAGGTATGGCGTTAACATACACCCTACTAGGACTAGTGGTGGCCTCTGCTGGAATGCAATTTCAGGCGGCACTGCAGCATCCTGCGGTGCTCATCACCATTAGTGTCCTGTTTGTCTTACTGTCGCTATCCATGTTTGGCCTATATAACTTACAACTTCCTAGTAGCGTGCAAACTAAGCTCAGCGAAATAAGCAATCAGCAAAAAGGTGGGCGCTGGTTGGGGGCTTTTGTTATGGGCATTATATCTGGATTAGTGTGCTCTCCTTGTACTACTGCCCCTCTATCTGGAGCCTTGCTGTATGTGGCTCAAACCGGCGATATCTTAACGGGCGCCATCACTCTATATGCATTAGCTCTAGGGATGGGCATACCACTCATCATACTGGCTGTTTTTGGTAATCGCTTCTTACCCAAAGCTGGATTATGGATGGATAAAGTCAAAATCGTATTCGGTTTTGTATTACTGGCAGCTCCGCTATTTTTCTTGGAAAGAATCATCAATGAGCAATGGGTGTTAGCTCTGTGGTCTCTTTTAGGGATCTCGTTTTTTGCTTGGCTCTATCATGCAAAAAATCAATTACCTTTTGGCAGTTGGAAACAAAGCCTTATTGGCGTCATTGCGGTATTAGGTTTAATTGGTTCAGCACAACCTATATGGAATAAATTACTCGGCTTAGATAGCCATATTGCGCCAGTTACATCTGAAATTTCCTTTACCCGAGTCAGCACAGTTGCTGAATTGCAACAGCAACTAGATAAAGCCAAGCTCGCAGGAAAACCTGTGATGCTCGACTTTTATGCTGACTGGTGTGTGGCCTGCAAGGAGTTTGAGAAATACACCTTCCATGAGGCGCAAGTAGAGAAAAAACTGACTCAGTTTGTACTACTGCAAGCGGATGTCACTAAAAATCAAATGCAGGACATCAAACTCCTTGAACACATGCATGTGCTAGGGTTACCTACCATCGAGTTTTGGGATGCTAACGGGGAACACCAGCCCGCATCTCGACTCACCGGTTTTGTCAAAGCGGAGCCTTTCTTAAATCACCTGCAGCGCATTAACCCATAA
- a CDS encoding response regulator transcription factor — MDATYTIVIADDHPLFRNALFQSVHMAISGANLLEADSLNTLLELLRKQQDVDLILLDLKMPGANGMSGLMQLRSEFPDIAVVVISASEDPSVVSQVKSHGAFGFIPKSSDMRSLINALNQVLNGDQFFPEHLVKHAQQYSDITDKLASLTPQQYKVLAMLADGLLNKQIAYELDVSVATIKAHMTAIFRKLGVTNRTQAVILLQQSEVGS, encoded by the coding sequence ATGGACGCCACCTATACTATTGTTATCGCTGATGATCACCCGTTATTTAGGAATGCTCTATTTCAATCAGTGCATATGGCCATTAGTGGGGCGAACTTACTTGAAGCCGATTCACTTAACACCTTGCTTGAACTGCTACGCAAACAACAAGACGTTGACCTTATTCTGCTGGATCTGAAAATGCCAGGTGCGAATGGCATGTCAGGGCTAATGCAGTTACGCAGTGAGTTTCCAGATATTGCCGTTGTTGTCATATCCGCAAGTGAAGATCCTTCGGTAGTCAGCCAAGTAAAAAGCCATGGCGCTTTTGGTTTTATTCCTAAATCCAGTGATATGCGCAGCCTAATTAATGCCCTAAATCAAGTTCTCAATGGCGATCAATTCTTTCCCGAACATTTAGTGAAACACGCCCAACAATACAGTGATATCACAGATAAGCTCGCCTCTCTAACCCCACAACAATATAAAGTATTGGCTATGTTGGCTGATGGTTTGCTCAACAAACAAATTGCCTATGAACTGGATGTCTCTGTGGCTACCATAAAAGCGCATATGACCGCTATTTTCCGCAAACTTGGCGTCACCAATCGCACGCAAGCGGTTATCTTACTGCAGCAATCCGAAGTGGGATCTTAA
- the aspA gene encoding aspartate ammonia-lyase: protein MTTSAALLATRIEEDLLGQRHVPADAYYGIHTLRAIENFTISSMTISDVPEFVRGMVMTKKAATIANKELGVIQPDVAQHIIEACDVILETGRCMDQFPSDVFQGGAGTSVNMNTNEVIANLALELMGKEKGQYDIVNPNDDVNKSQSTNCAYPTGFRIAVYNSVSKLIEAIEYLKCAFADKSTEFDGILKMGRTQLQDAVPMTVGQEFHAWSVTLSEEIRNLQYTAKLLLEVNLGATAIGTGLNAAEGYQELAVKALAEVTGLECVPSEDLIEATSDCGAYVMMHGALKRLAVKLSKICNDLRLLSSGPRAGLNELNLPELQAGSSIMPAKVNPVVPEVVNQVCFKVLGNDNTISFAAEGGQLQLNVMEPVIAQSMFESLTILTNACVNLRDKCIAGITVNKEVCESHVFNSIGIVTYLNPYIGHHEGDIVGKICAQTGKNVREVVLERGLLTEAELEDIFSAENLMKPQYRAKRFEQTHSK from the coding sequence ATGACAACATCTGCTGCACTGTTAGCCACCCGTATAGAAGAAGATCTCCTTGGGCAACGCCATGTTCCTGCCGACGCCTATTATGGTATCCACACCCTGCGCGCTATTGAAAACTTTACCATTTCAAGTATGACGATTTCCGATGTGCCGGAATTTGTTCGCGGCATGGTTATGACGAAAAAAGCGGCGACCATCGCCAATAAAGAACTTGGTGTTATTCAACCCGATGTTGCTCAGCACATCATTGAGGCATGTGACGTCATACTGGAAACAGGACGTTGTATGGACCAATTCCCTTCCGATGTCTTTCAGGGGGGGGCAGGCACCTCAGTCAACATGAATACCAACGAAGTGATTGCCAACCTAGCCCTTGAACTCATGGGCAAAGAGAAAGGCCAATACGACATTGTTAACCCCAATGATGACGTTAACAAAAGTCAATCAACCAACTGTGCATACCCCACTGGCTTCCGCATCGCGGTATACAACAGCGTCAGTAAACTTATTGAAGCCATTGAGTATTTAAAATGTGCCTTTGCCGATAAAAGCACTGAATTTGACGGCATCCTCAAAATGGGACGTACCCAGTTACAAGATGCGGTACCTATGACCGTGGGCCAAGAGTTTCATGCGTGGTCGGTCACCCTGTCCGAGGAGATTCGCAACCTACAATACACCGCCAAACTGCTGCTTGAGGTTAATTTAGGGGCAACGGCGATTGGAACGGGATTAAACGCTGCCGAAGGCTATCAAGAGTTGGCTGTCAAAGCCTTAGCCGAAGTCACTGGGCTTGAGTGTGTGCCATCAGAAGATCTCATCGAAGCCACTTCAGACTGTGGTGCTTATGTCATGATGCACGGCGCACTTAAACGTCTTGCCGTTAAGCTTTCTAAAATTTGTAATGACCTGCGCCTATTATCCTCAGGGCCACGCGCAGGCCTTAATGAACTCAACTTACCGGAGCTTCAAGCCGGTTCATCTATCATGCCCGCTAAAGTAAACCCTGTGGTTCCCGAGGTGGTTAACCAAGTGTGCTTTAAGGTGTTGGGAAATGACAACACCATCTCATTTGCAGCAGAAGGGGGGCAACTTCAGTTAAACGTAATGGAACCCGTCATTGCGCAAAGCATGTTTGAATCCCTAACCATTTTAACCAATGCCTGTGTCAATCTGCGTGATAAATGCATTGCCGGCATTACCGTAAACAAAGAGGTTTGTGAAAGTCACGTTTTCAACTCCATCGGTATCGTCACCTATTTAAACCCATATATAGGACATCACGAAGGCGATATCGTCGGTAAAATTTGTGCTCAAACAGGCAAAAATGTCCGTGAAGTGGTTTTAGAGCGTGGACTGCTTACAGAGGCGGAACTGGAAGATATCTTCTCAGCTGAAAACTTAATGAAGCCACAATATCGAGCTAAGCGCTTCGAACAAACTCACAGCAAATAG